One stretch of Nicotiana tabacum cultivar K326 chromosome 18, ASM71507v2, whole genome shotgun sequence DNA includes these proteins:
- the LOC107809326 gene encoding GDSL esterase/lipase At2g30220-like, which yields MAPKSFFFFFLAIFLCNTITSQSIPKFTSILVFGDSTVDTGNNNYIFTLFKGNHPPYGKDYYNHIPTGRFSNGKLVPDILAFLLKLKKYGVPPYLQPNLMANDFKTGVCFASAGSGYDDLTSSISGVISMRKQLEYFKEYLEKLKGYFGEKEAEKIVKGALVIVSSGSNDFIFNFYDIPTRRVEFSMNEYQDFLLNKLQFFVKELYELGCRKIIVSGLPPIGCLPIQMTAKYPLHRTCIEKENSDSQCYNQKLEKLLPNLQAQLPGSKILYADIYTPILDLINNPREYGFEEIKKGCCGTGLLEAGPLCTRKSPVCTDTSQYIFFDSIHPTESTYYHITEYLVKELLPKFSTVDSF from the exons ATGGCACcaaaatctttcttcttcttcttcttagccATTTTCTTGTGTAATACAATTACAAGCCAATCCATTCCAAAATTCACATCAATTCTTGTTTTTGGTGATTCAACAGTTGATACTGGAAATAACAACTATATATTCACTTTATTCAAAGGCAATCATCCACCCTATGGAAAAGACTATTATAACCATATTCCAACAGGTAGATTTTCAAATGGAAAACTTGTACCAGATATATTAGCTTTTTTACTAAAGTTGAAAAAATATGGTGTGCCACCATATTTACAGCCAAATTTAATGGCTAATGATTTTAAAACTGGAGTTTGTTTTGCATCAGCTGGATCAGGATATGATGATTTAACAAGTTCAATTTCTGGAGTAATTTCAATGAGAAAACAGTTAGAATATTTTAAAGAGTATTTGGAGAAATTGAAAGGGTATTTTGGAGAAAAAGAAGCTGAAAAAATAGTGAAAGGTGCTTTGGTTATTGTTAGTTCAGGGAgtaatgattttatttttaatttctatgATATTCCAACAAGAAGGGTTGAATTTAGCATGAATGAGTACCAAGATTTTCTGCTAAACAAGCTGCAATTTTTTGTCAAG GAACTTTATGAACTTGGATGTCGTAAAATTATAGTGAGTGGGCTGCCTCCAATTGGTTGTCTTCCAATTCAAATGACAGCAAAATATCCACTTCATAGAACTTGCATTGAAAAAGAGAATTCAGATTCTCAGTGTTATAATCAAAAGCTTGAGAAATTGTTGCCAAATTTACAAGCACAACTTCCTGGAAGCAAAATCTTATATGCAGACATCTACACTCCTATATTAGACCTCATCAATAATCCACGTGAATATG GATTTGAAGAAATTAAAAAAGGTTGTTGTGGAACTGGATTATTAGAAGCAGGACCCTTGTGTACAAGAAAATCTCCAGTGTGTACAGACACTTCACAATATATTTTCTTTGACAGTATTCATCCGACTGAATCAACTTACTACCACATTACTGAGTATTTAGTGAAGGAGCTTCTCCCAAAGTTCTCAACTGTTGATAGCTTTTGA
- the LOC107809327 gene encoding uncharacterized protein LOC107809327 has product MFYLSEIEHTLRLPPHLLSLPLNESIRGELEGLFVDKVIANLGLCISVYDIRSIDGGFIYAGEGASTYTVKFRLIVFRPFVGEVIAAKLKESNAEGLRLSLGFFNDIYVPPPLMPSPSRSELDPENKNQVRWIWQFEGQDEYPIDGVDEIRFQVHSVSYPSAPLEQEKDSKPFAPMVIKGSLDADGLGPISWWI; this is encoded by the exons ATGTTTTATTTGAGTGAAATAGAACACACACTGAGATTGCCGCCTCATCTCCTAAGTCTTCCACTCAATGAATCAATCCGGGGAGAGCTTGAGGGTCTCTTTGTGGATAAG GTTATTGCAAATTTGGGCCTCTGCATATCTGTGTACGATATTCGCTCCATAGATGGCGGTTTTATCTATGCAGGAGAAGGTGCCTCAACGTATACG GTCAAGTTTAGACTGATAGTGTTTCGCCCATTTGTAGGAGAAGTAATAGCTGCTAAACTCAAAGAGTCCAATGCAGAGGGTTTACGCT TGTCACTTGGATTTTTcaatgacatttatgtacccCCGCCTCTAATGCCATCTCCATCACGTTCCGAGCTTGATCCCGAAAACAA GAACCAAGTCAGATGGATATGGCAGTTTGAGGGACAAGATGAATATCCTATTGATGGCGTAGATGAG ATTAGGTTCCAAGTTCATAGTGTTAGTTATCCATCCGCACCTCTTGAGCAAGAAAAGGATTCAAAGCCATTTGCACCAATGGTCATAAAG GGATCTCTTGATGCTGATGGTCTAGGACCTATTTCATGGTGGATATAG